In Hydrogenimonas thermophila, a genomic segment contains:
- the hemL gene encoding glutamate-1-semialdehyde 2,1-aminomutase produces MKHTKSIEAYAEAKKVIPGGVDSPVRAFGSVGGTPPFIERGEGGYLVDIDGNRYVDFVQSWGPLIFGHCDPTVEAAVIETLRRGLSFGAPTLLETELAKEIVELFPAIDKVRFVNSGTEAVMSAIRLARGFTGRDDIVKFKGCYHGHSDSLLVQAGSGAATFGAPNSPGVPGDFAKHTLLADYNDIESVKRCFEASDNIACVVIEPIAGNMGLVPADEEFLKELRELCDANGALLIFDEVMSGFRASLTGAQGLTEVKPDLVTLGKVIGGGMPVGAFGGRTDIMSKLSPEGPVYQAGTLSGNPVAMAAGLAQIRQLKADVAIYEVLQMRAERLVNGLKSAADDNGIPLQVDVRGSMFGFFFNDRPVKNFDDALNSDTDRFAKFHQAMLDRGFYFACSQFETGFISTKTTDVMIDETIRNAREVMGTLK; encoded by the coding sequence ATGAAGCATACTAAAAGCATAGAGGCATATGCAGAAGCAAAAAAGGTAATTCCTGGTGGTGTTGATTCTCCTGTACGTGCTTTTGGAAGCGTTGGCGGTACACCTCCTTTTATTGAGCGAGGAGAAGGTGGTTACTTAGTTGATATTGATGGTAACAGATATGTGGATTTCGTACAGAGTTGGGGACCACTTATTTTTGGACATTGCGATCCTACGGTAGAGGCTGCTGTAATTGAAACATTAAGACGTGGGCTTAGTTTTGGTGCACCAACACTTTTAGAGACTGAGCTTGCAAAAGAGATTGTTGAACTTTTTCCTGCTATTGATAAAGTACGATTTGTAAACAGCGGTACAGAAGCAGTTATGAGTGCTATTAGATTGGCACGCGGATTTACAGGACGTGATGACATTGTTAAGTTCAAAGGGTGCTATCACGGACACAGCGATTCATTGCTGGTACAAGCAGGCAGTGGTGCAGCTACATTTGGAGCACCAAATTCACCGGGTGTGCCTGGTGATTTTGCCAAACACACACTTTTGGCTGATTATAACGATATTGAGAGTGTAAAGAGATGCTTTGAAGCAAGTGACAATATTGCTTGTGTTGTTATTGAGCCAATTGCAGGAAATATGGGGCTTGTTCCTGCAGATGAAGAGTTTTTAAAAGAGCTTAGAGAATTGTGTGATGCAAATGGAGCATTGCTAATTTTTGATGAGGTTATGAGTGGATTTAGAGCTTCACTTACCGGTGCTCAAGGTTTAACAGAAGTCAAGCCTGACTTAGTAACTTTAGGAAAAGTTATAGGCGGTGGTATGCCAGTTGGAGCATTTGGTGGACGAACTGACATTATGAGCAAGCTTAGTCCAGAAGGTCCTGTCTATCAAGCTGGAACTCTTAGCGGTAATCCGGTAGCAATGGCAGCAGGACTTGCTCAAATTCGCCAACTTAAAGCAGATGTAGCAATTTATGAAGTTTTACAAATGAGAGCAGAACGCTTAGTTAATGGTCTTAAGAGTGCTGCTGATGATAATGGAATTCCTTTGCAAGTTGATGTTCGAGGAAGTATGTTTGGTTTCTTCTTTAATGATAGACCAGTTAAAAACTTTGATGATGCTCTAAATAGTGATACAGATCGTTTTGCAAAATTCCACCAGGCAATGCTTGATCGAGGTTTTTATTTTGCTTGCAGTCAGTTTGAAACTGGATTTATCTCTACAAAAACAACGGATGTAATGATTGATGAGACTATTAGAAATGCTAGGGAAGTTATGGGAACTCTAAAATGA
- a CDS encoding energy transducer TonB, giving the protein MNRRKFLTLLLSLFIHLLLFISLWILLPKEKKELNSSGAKRVQLNLSDFVIPKPEKPNQKAESLKSKTQTKPKPKKVKKKIIQNSKPNIQNLKKTPTIPKKKPTVKEKPKKSVKKIKQKELNKTKPKLLKKPTIKQKPKNEHKTFKETNSTSNIQHQTSKKDALSALAGALGAPAMEEPTPKPPSIDQINNSFSQREFYALYKDEFDHFSPDQKKFIKNNLARIQGITQHYLTVRGYPYFAGRMGQQGTNVVEFYLLPNGDITDLKIITPTGYEQLDQNSLDTIKAAYKDYPRPKEKTKIRFYIHYSIY; this is encoded by the coding sequence ATGAATCGACGAAAATTTTTAACATTACTTTTGTCACTGTTCATTCATCTACTGCTTTTTATTTCTCTATGGATCCTTTTACCTAAAGAGAAAAAAGAGTTAAACTCATCAGGTGCAAAACGCGTACAACTGAATCTTAGTGATTTTGTCATACCTAAGCCTGAAAAACCAAACCAAAAAGCTGAATCTCTAAAATCTAAGACTCAAACTAAGCCAAAACCCAAAAAAGTGAAAAAAAAGATCATTCAAAATTCAAAACCTAATATCCAAAATTTAAAAAAAACACCTACTATTCCTAAAAAAAAGCCCACTGTTAAAGAAAAGCCTAAAAAAAGTGTAAAAAAAATCAAACAAAAAGAGTTAAATAAAACAAAGCCTAAACTTTTAAAAAAACCTACTATTAAACAGAAACCAAAAAATGAACACAAAACTTTTAAAGAAACTAATTCAACATCTAATATTCAACATCAAACATCAAAAAAAGATGCACTATCTGCATTAGCTGGAGCATTAGGAGCTCCTGCAATGGAAGAACCAACACCAAAGCCTCCTTCAATCGATCAAATAAACAACAGCTTTTCTCAAAGAGAGTTTTACGCTCTATATAAAGATGAGTTTGATCACTTTTCTCCTGACCAGAAAAAATTTATTAAAAATAATCTTGCTAGGATTCAGGGAATTACTCAACACTATCTTACAGTTAGAGGTTATCCATATTTTGCAGGAAGAATGGGACAGCAAGGTACAAATGTAGTAGAGTTTTATCTACTTCCAAATGGAGATATAACAGACTTAAAAATCATAACCCCAACTGGTTATGAGCAGTTAGACCAAAACTCTTTAGATACTATTAAAGCTGCATATAAAGATTACCCAAGACCAAAAGAGAAGACTAAAATAAGATTCTATATACACTACTCAATCTATTAA